Proteins encoded by one window of Flavobacterium sp. N502540:
- a CDS encoding TatD family hydrolase: protein MNLKPIITDTHTHLYSEEFDQDRDEMMQRAINAGVTRFFIPAIDAAATPSMYDLEQNYPDYVYLMMGLHPTYVKDNYEEELKHVETELAKRKFYAVGEIGIDLYWDKTHLKEQQIAFKRQIQLAKQYKLPIVIHCREAFDEIFEVLEEEKSADLFGIFHCFSGTYEQALQALSYNMKLGIGGVVTFKNGKIDQFLNQIDLKHIVLETDSPYLAPIPYRGKRNESSYLVNVIAKLADIYDVSEEEIAERSTQNSKDVFGI, encoded by the coding sequence TTGAATTTGAAACCCATAATTACCGATACACATACACATTTATATTCTGAAGAATTTGATCAGGACCGCGACGAGATGATGCAAAGAGCGATAAATGCCGGAGTAACCCGTTTTTTTATTCCTGCAATTGATGCCGCTGCCACACCGTCGATGTACGATCTGGAGCAAAATTATCCCGATTATGTATACTTGATGATGGGGTTGCATCCGACCTATGTGAAAGACAATTACGAAGAAGAATTAAAACATGTAGAAACGGAACTGGCCAAACGAAAGTTCTACGCTGTGGGGGAAATCGGAATCGATTTGTATTGGGATAAAACGCATCTCAAAGAGCAGCAAATTGCTTTTAAAAGACAAATTCAACTGGCAAAACAATACAAATTACCTATTGTGATTCATTGTCGTGAGGCTTTTGACGAAATCTTTGAAGTACTGGAAGAGGAAAAATCAGCTGATTTATTTGGAATTTTCCATTGCTTTTCTGGGACATACGAGCAGGCACTTCAGGCGCTGTCTTACAATATGAAGCTGGGAATTGGTGGAGTGGTAACTTTCAAGAACGGAAAAATCGATCAGTTTCTAAATCAAATAGATTTGAAACATATCGTTCTGGAAACCGATTCTCCTTATTTAGCACCAATTCCGTATCGCGGAAAGCGAAATGAAAGCAGTTATCTGGTAAATGTTATCGCCAAATTAGCTGATATATACGACGTCTCTGAGGAAGAAATTGCAGAACGAAGCACTCAGAATTCTAAAGACGTTTTTGGGATTTAA
- a CDS encoding 1-acyl-sn-glycerol-3-phosphate acyltransferase — MQRFDAIRPFYDSEINEALHDVVNHPMMKTMMNFTFPEVADEVWKEQLKKTHSIRDFQCNFIYNTIQKVLEKSSEGLTTSGFEKLEKNTSYLFISNHRDILLDTTLLNVCLFEHGLVMTASAIGDNLVKKAFLSTLAKLNRNFLVLRGLSPREMLQSSKLLSEYIGQLLLRENRSVWIAQREGRTKDGNDETNPGVLKMIGMGSDEPNLMDYFKKLKIVPVSISYEYDPTDVLKMPQLMAEANNEVYVKDKNEDFMNILSGIMGTKKRIHISVGDVLDTEIDQIVAENDNVNKQVQALAQVIDDSVLKNYQLWPTNFIAYDILNETNRFAHLYKESEKSLFERRLEMRIGSDNPVTRQGFLAMYANPVVNKLKYQDVI, encoded by the coding sequence ATGCAGAGATTTGATGCCATTCGACCGTTTTATGATTCTGAAATAAATGAAGCACTTCATGATGTGGTCAATCATCCGATGATGAAAACCATGATGAACTTTACTTTTCCGGAAGTAGCAGATGAGGTTTGGAAAGAGCAACTAAAAAAGACACATTCTATTCGTGATTTTCAATGCAATTTTATTTATAACACCATACAAAAAGTTTTAGAGAAAAGTTCTGAAGGTCTTACTACTTCAGGATTTGAAAAACTGGAAAAAAACACCTCCTATTTATTTATCTCTAATCACAGAGATATATTATTAGATACCACTTTATTAAATGTTTGTCTTTTTGAGCATGGATTAGTGATGACAGCATCTGCTATTGGAGACAATCTGGTTAAAAAAGCATTCTTAAGTACTTTGGCAAAATTAAACAGAAACTTTTTGGTTCTGAGAGGTTTATCGCCAAGAGAAATGCTGCAGAGTTCTAAATTATTGTCAGAATATATAGGGCAATTATTGCTTCGTGAGAATCGTTCGGTTTGGATTGCACAAAGAGAAGGCCGTACCAAAGACGGAAACGATGAAACCAATCCGGGAGTTTTAAAAATGATCGGAATGGGATCTGATGAGCCTAATCTAATGGATTATTTTAAGAAATTAAAAATTGTTCCCGTGTCCATTTCATACGAATACGATCCAACAGATGTTCTGAAGATGCCACAGTTAATGGCAGAAGCCAATAATGAGGTTTATGTTAAAGACAAAAACGAAGATTTCATGAATATCTTGAGTGGTATCATGGGAACTAAAAAAAGAATACACATTTCGGTAGGAGATGTTTTAGATACAGAAATCGATCAGATTGTAGCCGAAAATGACAATGTCAACAAACAAGTACAGGCTTTGGCTCAGGTTATTGACGATTCGGTTTTGAAAAATTATCAATTATGGCCAACTAATTTTATTGCTTACGATATTTTAAACGAGACCAATAGGTTTGCGCACTTGTACAAAGAAAGCGAAAAATCGTTGTTCGAGCGTCGTTTAGAAATGCGTATCGGAAGTGATAACCCAGTAACAAGACAAGGATTTCTGGCCATGTACGCTAATCCGGTTGTTAATAAATTAAAATATCAGGATGTCATCTAA
- a CDS encoding asparaginase, with protein MSSKPKILLIYTGGTIGMSKDFETGALKAFNFGKLLQKIPEIKQLDCDIETVSFEEPIDSSNMNPQEWTKIATIIEENYIAYDGFVVLHGSDTMSYSASALSFMLENLAKPVVFTGSQLPIGDLRTDAKENLITAIQIASLQENGKPVITEVCLYFEYKLYRGNRTSKVNAEHFRAFTAPNYPELVESGVHLKLNTHLFLPVKTAAKLIVHKEMDNHVAIIKMFPGMSEVVLASILAIKDLKGIVLETYGSGNAPTEDWFLDLIEKAIQSGLHIVNVTQCSGGSVNMGQYETSTALKSLGVISGKDITTEAAITKLMYLLGQNIPQTEFKAIFETALRGEISL; from the coding sequence ATGTCATCTAAACCAAAAATACTACTAATCTATACCGGTGGAACTATCGGTATGAGTAAAGATTTTGAGACAGGCGCGCTCAAAGCGTTCAACTTTGGTAAATTATTACAAAAGATACCTGAAATCAAACAATTAGATTGCGATATTGAAACGGTTTCATTTGAAGAGCCGATTGATTCCTCGAATATGAATCCTCAAGAGTGGACGAAAATTGCCACTATTATCGAAGAAAATTATATTGCTTACGACGGGTTTGTGGTGTTGCACGGATCGGATACCATGTCGTATTCTGCTTCGGCATTGAGTTTTATGTTAGAGAATTTGGCAAAACCGGTAGTATTTACAGGTTCCCAGCTTCCGATAGGAGACTTGCGTACCGATGCTAAAGAAAACCTGATTACAGCTATTCAGATTGCTTCACTTCAGGAAAACGGAAAACCGGTAATCACTGAGGTTTGTTTGTATTTTGAATATAAACTGTACCGCGGTAACCGAACTTCAAAAGTAAATGCAGAACATTTCAGAGCATTTACAGCACCAAATTACCCGGAATTAGTAGAGTCAGGAGTTCATTTAAAGTTGAACACACATTTATTTCTTCCTGTAAAGACAGCTGCGAAACTAATCGTTCATAAAGAAATGGACAATCATGTTGCAATCATCAAAATGTTCCCTGGAATGAGTGAAGTGGTTTTAGCTTCAATTCTGGCTATTAAAGATCTAAAAGGAATCGTTTTGGAAACCTACGGTTCTGGTAATGCACCAACAGAAGACTGGTTTTTGGATTTGATTGAGAAAGCAATTCAGTCCGGATTACACATTGTTAACGTGACCCAATGTTCAGGCGGAAGCGTCAATATGGGGCAATACGAAACCAGTACCGCTTTAAAATCGCTTGGAGTTATCTCCGGAAAAGACATTACCACGGAAGCAGCCATT